The Oryzias latipes chromosome 4, ASM223467v1 genome includes a window with the following:
- the hps3 gene encoding Hermansky-Pudlak syndrome 3 protein isoform X3, with protein MVHVYNCHPFKSQQIVQVEQEPGLVCCGGGALFVVATGGCKVEVYNLEKEGCPLFCRFATMGTVKSIQHSKIGDYLVTIEEKNNATYLRAYTNWRYQAEEKGRVGVRLLGHLLGGASVWGGVQMEIIEIPMSERPIAVSCCPVTGDLLVGCEKTVVLFTLSRQNQQNLNQSQQSVQNSLPNSQQSCNPSQGPTSVSHPNLSILDFERSVILHLPKMSLKQVALCGGYVAVNAELEVLVLKLEAASDPAAAEEPLETSKSAAEPPQDQDDFLLIPRHQELLESKAKDCDILVTMEKTGLEDQAQYQFSYILFRRFSPEFFQGCRVEEMQIHSLQLYPLFTSNSLEDPTCVFCFFSLPTAGYLYSLKGGVELLSAYQYPEKVLQAVMSDHLLHVITKNALQCFTVRCSAVAARMEDPYIDTTMKACPPSTLEVCALRIQLFIGLRSVCVYNQRVILLSAADTETQQEPERRCLKLKENSVLTGIFLAVGIDPATTPALENLLSRPFLSRKWTISSPKETSTVGHGWNLYVVDTVHPFTLYQEMVEYSCRYVQTTPQSHSLRHLLSEAHLLLRACLLQTPEQKQSGQGDPAVSSKPGSNGAVDKNSATQANRQELEEALRQNSAQLGDCFSRASQKDCHLALPYYKMSGLTVAEVISRNRPPPEGPSSYGLGFLFYLKLHLLEETEQHLTQEEADEIIYIFSQSEPFLLVSVCASPCMINCSATRTLQILQRLEDTAGVSVPLTIIMAAMALRLGKQQDYTELMERHAEMQLVYGFIEEPRLLLHGGGGGGGGGGGGQHSQVHPTSLARQLANTQPGLLVAAMVALHENCKVQLEQADFVFKELGCENTLLVDFWEAMLMASSQDAVIQELLFRVASVYIDRLTNSINGSGAPKYKSLKGADDLITSCSHYGALYPWLTVLNPTHSTTSEHQEALHKLQSLLCGPSLSVGSIVPLLERLSGETLWGFSLHLLCATRRGQYESSIEQLLDRCPQAIIAYANHQLQDKYMTLWWQKLLPELCKRTRAAADNGILLGALKETLVVVAMETSPAEFLELIPDDGTASYFLPHLLTCSQRHLMA; from the exons ATGGTGCACGTCTACAACTGTCATCCGTTCAAGTCCCAGCAGATCGTCCAG GTGGAGCAGGAACCTGGACTGGTCTGCTGTGGAGGCGGAGCCCTGTTCGTCGTGGCTACTGGAGGATGCAAG GTGGAGGTATACAATCTGGAGAAGGAGGGCTGCCCCCTGTTCTGTCGCTTCGCCACCATGGGCACAGTAAAGAGCATTCAACACAGTAAAATAG GAGACTACCTGGTTACTATAGAGGAAAAGAACAACGCCACTTACCTGAGAGCTTACACCAACTGGCGCTACCAG GCGGAGGAGAAGGGTCGGGTTGGGGTGCGCTTGTTGGGCCACCTGCTGGGTGGAGCGTCGGTGTGGGGCGGAGTGCAGATGGAGATCATTGAGATCCCAATGTCAGAGCGTCCCATTGCTGTTTCGTGTTGCCCCGTCACCGGGGATCTTTTAGTCGGCTGTGAGAAGACTGTGGTTCTCTTTACCCTGAGCAGACAGAACCAGCAGAACTTG AATCAGAGTCAGCAGAGCGTTCAGAACTCCTTGCCAAACTCTCAACAGAGCTGCAATCCGAGCCAAG GACCAACCTCTGTATCACATCCGAATCTTTCCATTTTGGACTTTGAGCGTTCAGTCATCCTGCATCTTCCAAAAATGTCTCTTAAACAG GTGGCGTTGTGTGGAGGATATGTCGCAGTGAACGCTGAGCTGGAGGTTTTGGTGCTAAAACTGGAGGCAGCATCTgaccctgcagctgcagaagaaCCCCTGGAAACCAGTAAAAgtg CAGCAGAACCTCCACAAGATCAGGATGACTTCCTGCTCATTCCAAGACACCAGGAGCTGCTCGAAAGCAAAGCGAAAGACTGCGACATCCTTGTTACCATGGAAAAAACTGGGCTGGAGGACCAAGCGCAGTATCAGTTCTCCTACATTCTTTTCCG GCGCTTTTCTCCCGAGTTCTTCCAAGGCTGCAGAGTCGAGGAGATGCAGATCCACTCGCTGCAGCTTTATCCACTGTTCACAA GTAATTCCCTAGAGGACCCAACATGTGtgttctgcttcttctctcTTCCCACTGCCGGCTACCTGTACAGCCTAAAGGGTGGAGTGGAGCTGCTGTCAGCCTACCAGTATCCAGAAAAGGTCCTTCAGGCGGTGATGTCTGATCACCTGTTGCATGTCATTACTAA AAATGCCCTGCAGTGTTTTACGGTGCGATGCTCAGCTGTGGCCGCCAGAATGGAAGACCCTTACATTGACACCACCATGAAG gctTGTCCACCCAGCACCTTGGAGGTGTGTGCACTCAGAATCCAGTTATTCATCGGTCTGCGGTCGGTTTGCGTCTATAATCAACGTGTCATCCTGCTCTCTGCTGCGgacactgaaacacaacaggagcCTGAGCGCAGGTGCCT CAAGTTGAAAGAGAACAGCGTGCTGACAGGTATTTTCTTGGCGGTGGGAATTGATCCCGCAACCACGCCAGCTTTGGAGAACCTTCTGTCACGTcctttttt AAGCAGGAAGTGGACAATCTCCTCGCCGAAGGAAACCAGCACAGTTGGACATGGGTGGAACCTTTACGTGGTCGACACCGTCCATCCCTTCACACTCTACCAGGAGATG GTTGAATACAGCTGTCGCTACGTGCAGACCACCCCACAATCCCACAGTCTTCGTCACCTCCTCAGTGAAGCTCACCTCTTGCTGCGAGCCTGTTTGCTGCAAACACCAGAGCAGAAGCAGAGTGGCCAGGGCGACCCTGCAGTGTCCTCGAAACCAGGCTCCAATGGCGCGGTTGATAAAAATTCAGCCACACAGGCAAACAGACAAGAACTAGAGGAGGCGCTCAGGCAGAACTCTGCACAGCTGGGAGACTGTTTCAGCAG gGCGAGTCAGAAGGACTGCCACTTAGCCCTGCCGTACTACAAGATGTCCGGTTTGACCGTCGCCGAGGTCATCTCCAGAAACCGTCCTCCTCCAGAGGGCCCTTCCTCTTATGGCCTGGGCTTCCTATTTTACCTTAAACTTCACCTTTTAGAGGAGACGGAGCAGCATCTCACTCAG GAAGAAGCAGATGAAATCATTTAcatcttcagccaatcagagccctTCTTGCTGGTCAGCGTGTGTGCCAGCCCCTGCATGATAAACTGCAGTGCAACTCGGACGCTCCAGATCTTGCAGCGTCTGGAAGACACGGCTGGCGTGTCGGTCCCACTCACGATTATCATGGCAGCCATGGCGCTGCGTCTGGGCAAACAGCAGGATTACACAGAGCTGATGGAGCGGCACGCTGAG ATGCAGCTGGTGTATGGGTTCATAGAAGAGCCGAGGCTGTTGCTgcacggaggaggaggaggaggaggaggaggaggaggaggccagcACTCCCAGGTCCATCCCACTTCATTGGCTCGGCAGCTGGCAAACACCCAACCTGGACTGTTGGTGGCTGCTATGGTGGCTTTACATGAGAACTGCAAAGTTCAGCTGGAACAGGCCGATTTTGTATTCAAA GAGCTGGGCTGTGAGAACACTTTACTGGTGGATTTCTGGGAGGCGATGCTCATGGCATCGTCACAGGATGCAGTCATTCAGGAACTTCTGTTCAGGGTGGCGTCAGTTTACATTGACCGACTGACAAACTCAATCAATGGAAGTGGAGCGCCGAAGTACAAGTCACTAAAGGGGGCCGACGATTTG ATCACCTCCTGCTCTCATTATGGTGCTCTGTACCCGTGGCTCACTGTTCTAAATCCCACTCACAGCACCACGTCTGAACACCAGGAGGCGCTGCATAAACTGCAG TCTCTGCTGTGCGGTCCTTCCCTCTCTGTGGGCTCCATCGTGCCTCTATTGGAGCGTCTCTCAGGAGAAACCTTGTGGGGCTTCAGCCTGCACCTCCTCTGTGCCACCAGAAGGGGGCAGTATGAAAGCAGCATTGAGCAGTTGTTGGACAGGTGTCCTCAGGCCATCATAGCCTACGCCAACCACCAGTTACAGGACAAATATATG ACACTATGGTGGCAGAAGCTGCTTCCTGAGCTTTGCAAGCGAACGAGAGCAGCGGCAGATAACGGCATTCTGCTGGGGGCTCTCAAAG AGACACTGGtggtggttgccatggagacgaGTCCTGCTGAGTTTTTGGAGCTAATTCCCGACGATGGTACTGCGTCCTACTTTCTCCCTCACCTGTTGACGTGCAGCCAAAGACATTTGATGGCCTGA
- the hps3 gene encoding Hermansky-Pudlak syndrome 3 protein isoform X4, protein MVHVYNCHPFKSQQIVQVEQEPGLVCCGGGALFVVATGGCKVEVYNLEKEGCPLFCRFATMGTVKSIQHSKIGDYLVTIEEKNNATYLRAYTNWRYQAEEKGRVGVRLLGHLLGGASVWGGVQMEIIEIPMSERPIAVSCCPVTGDLLVGCEKTVVLFTLSRQNQQNLQNQSQQSVQNSLPNSQQSCNPSQGPTSVSHPNLSILDFERSVILHLPKMSLKQVALCGGYVAVNAELEVLVLKLEAASDPAAAEEPLETSKSAAEPPQDQDDFLLIPRHQELLESKAKDCDILVTMEKTGLEDQAQYQFSYILFRRFSPEFFQGCRVEEMQIHSLQLYPLFTSNSLEDPTCVFCFFSLPTAGYLYSLKGGVELLSAYQYPEKVLQAVMSDHLLHVITKNALQCFTVRCSAVAARMEDPYIDTTMKACPPSTLEVCALRIQLFIGLRSVCVYNQRVILLSAADTETQQEPERSKLKENSVLTGIFLAVGIDPATTPALENLLSRPFLSRKWTISSPKETSTVGHGWNLYVVDTVHPFTLYQEMVEYSCRYVQTTPQSHSLRHLLSEAHLLLRACLLQTPEQKQSGQGDPAVSSKPGSNGAVDKNSATQANRQELEEALRQNSAQLGDCFSRASQKDCHLALPYYKMSGLTVAEVISRNRPPPEGPSSYGLGFLFYLKLHLLEETEQHLTQEEADEIIYIFSQSEPFLLVSVCASPCMINCSATRTLQILQRLEDTAGVSVPLTIIMAAMALRLGKQQDYTELMERHAEMQLVYGFIEEPRLLLHGGGGGGGGGGGGQHSQVHPTSLARQLANTQPGLLVAAMVALHENCKVQLEQADFVFKELGCENTLLVDFWEAMLMASSQDAVIQELLFRVASVYIDRLTNSINGSGAPKYKSLKGADDLITSCSHYGALYPWLTVLNPTHSTTSEHQEALHKLQSLLCGPSLSVGSIVPLLERLSGETLWGFSLHLLCATRRGQYESSIEQLLDRCPQAIIAYANHQLQDKYMTLWWQKLLPELCKRTRAAADNGILLGALKETLVVVAMETSPAEFLELIPDDGTASYFLPHLLTCSQRHLMA, encoded by the exons ATGGTGCACGTCTACAACTGTCATCCGTTCAAGTCCCAGCAGATCGTCCAG GTGGAGCAGGAACCTGGACTGGTCTGCTGTGGAGGCGGAGCCCTGTTCGTCGTGGCTACTGGAGGATGCAAG GTGGAGGTATACAATCTGGAGAAGGAGGGCTGCCCCCTGTTCTGTCGCTTCGCCACCATGGGCACAGTAAAGAGCATTCAACACAGTAAAATAG GAGACTACCTGGTTACTATAGAGGAAAAGAACAACGCCACTTACCTGAGAGCTTACACCAACTGGCGCTACCAG GCGGAGGAGAAGGGTCGGGTTGGGGTGCGCTTGTTGGGCCACCTGCTGGGTGGAGCGTCGGTGTGGGGCGGAGTGCAGATGGAGATCATTGAGATCCCAATGTCAGAGCGTCCCATTGCTGTTTCGTGTTGCCCCGTCACCGGGGATCTTTTAGTCGGCTGTGAGAAGACTGTGGTTCTCTTTACCCTGAGCAGACAGAACCAGCAGAACTTG caGAATCAGAGTCAGCAGAGCGTTCAGAACTCCTTGCCAAACTCTCAACAGAGCTGCAATCCGAGCCAAG GACCAACCTCTGTATCACATCCGAATCTTTCCATTTTGGACTTTGAGCGTTCAGTCATCCTGCATCTTCCAAAAATGTCTCTTAAACAG GTGGCGTTGTGTGGAGGATATGTCGCAGTGAACGCTGAGCTGGAGGTTTTGGTGCTAAAACTGGAGGCAGCATCTgaccctgcagctgcagaagaaCCCCTGGAAACCAGTAAAAgtg CAGCAGAACCTCCACAAGATCAGGATGACTTCCTGCTCATTCCAAGACACCAGGAGCTGCTCGAAAGCAAAGCGAAAGACTGCGACATCCTTGTTACCATGGAAAAAACTGGGCTGGAGGACCAAGCGCAGTATCAGTTCTCCTACATTCTTTTCCG GCGCTTTTCTCCCGAGTTCTTCCAAGGCTGCAGAGTCGAGGAGATGCAGATCCACTCGCTGCAGCTTTATCCACTGTTCACAA GTAATTCCCTAGAGGACCCAACATGTGtgttctgcttcttctctcTTCCCACTGCCGGCTACCTGTACAGCCTAAAGGGTGGAGTGGAGCTGCTGTCAGCCTACCAGTATCCAGAAAAGGTCCTTCAGGCGGTGATGTCTGATCACCTGTTGCATGTCATTACTAA AAATGCCCTGCAGTGTTTTACGGTGCGATGCTCAGCTGTGGCCGCCAGAATGGAAGACCCTTACATTGACACCACCATGAAG gctTGTCCACCCAGCACCTTGGAGGTGTGTGCACTCAGAATCCAGTTATTCATCGGTCTGCGGTCGGTTTGCGTCTATAATCAACGTGTCATCCTGCTCTCTGCTGCGgacactgaaacacaacaggagcCTGAGCGCAG CAAGTTGAAAGAGAACAGCGTGCTGACAGGTATTTTCTTGGCGGTGGGAATTGATCCCGCAACCACGCCAGCTTTGGAGAACCTTCTGTCACGTcctttttt AAGCAGGAAGTGGACAATCTCCTCGCCGAAGGAAACCAGCACAGTTGGACATGGGTGGAACCTTTACGTGGTCGACACCGTCCATCCCTTCACACTCTACCAGGAGATG GTTGAATACAGCTGTCGCTACGTGCAGACCACCCCACAATCCCACAGTCTTCGTCACCTCCTCAGTGAAGCTCACCTCTTGCTGCGAGCCTGTTTGCTGCAAACACCAGAGCAGAAGCAGAGTGGCCAGGGCGACCCTGCAGTGTCCTCGAAACCAGGCTCCAATGGCGCGGTTGATAAAAATTCAGCCACACAGGCAAACAGACAAGAACTAGAGGAGGCGCTCAGGCAGAACTCTGCACAGCTGGGAGACTGTTTCAGCAG gGCGAGTCAGAAGGACTGCCACTTAGCCCTGCCGTACTACAAGATGTCCGGTTTGACCGTCGCCGAGGTCATCTCCAGAAACCGTCCTCCTCCAGAGGGCCCTTCCTCTTATGGCCTGGGCTTCCTATTTTACCTTAAACTTCACCTTTTAGAGGAGACGGAGCAGCATCTCACTCAG GAAGAAGCAGATGAAATCATTTAcatcttcagccaatcagagccctTCTTGCTGGTCAGCGTGTGTGCCAGCCCCTGCATGATAAACTGCAGTGCAACTCGGACGCTCCAGATCTTGCAGCGTCTGGAAGACACGGCTGGCGTGTCGGTCCCACTCACGATTATCATGGCAGCCATGGCGCTGCGTCTGGGCAAACAGCAGGATTACACAGAGCTGATGGAGCGGCACGCTGAG ATGCAGCTGGTGTATGGGTTCATAGAAGAGCCGAGGCTGTTGCTgcacggaggaggaggaggaggaggaggaggaggaggaggccagcACTCCCAGGTCCATCCCACTTCATTGGCTCGGCAGCTGGCAAACACCCAACCTGGACTGTTGGTGGCTGCTATGGTGGCTTTACATGAGAACTGCAAAGTTCAGCTGGAACAGGCCGATTTTGTATTCAAA GAGCTGGGCTGTGAGAACACTTTACTGGTGGATTTCTGGGAGGCGATGCTCATGGCATCGTCACAGGATGCAGTCATTCAGGAACTTCTGTTCAGGGTGGCGTCAGTTTACATTGACCGACTGACAAACTCAATCAATGGAAGTGGAGCGCCGAAGTACAAGTCACTAAAGGGGGCCGACGATTTG ATCACCTCCTGCTCTCATTATGGTGCTCTGTACCCGTGGCTCACTGTTCTAAATCCCACTCACAGCACCACGTCTGAACACCAGGAGGCGCTGCATAAACTGCAG TCTCTGCTGTGCGGTCCTTCCCTCTCTGTGGGCTCCATCGTGCCTCTATTGGAGCGTCTCTCAGGAGAAACCTTGTGGGGCTTCAGCCTGCACCTCCTCTGTGCCACCAGAAGGGGGCAGTATGAAAGCAGCATTGAGCAGTTGTTGGACAGGTGTCCTCAGGCCATCATAGCCTACGCCAACCACCAGTTACAGGACAAATATATG ACACTATGGTGGCAGAAGCTGCTTCCTGAGCTTTGCAAGCGAACGAGAGCAGCGGCAGATAACGGCATTCTGCTGGGGGCTCTCAAAG AGACACTGGtggtggttgccatggagacgaGTCCTGCTGAGTTTTTGGAGCTAATTCCCGACGATGGTACTGCGTCCTACTTTCTCCCTCACCTGTTGACGTGCAGCCAAAGACATTTGATGGCCTGA
- the hps3 gene encoding Hermansky-Pudlak syndrome 3 protein isoform X6, with protein MVHVYNCHPFKSQQIVQVEQEPGLVCCGGGALFVVATGGCKVEVYNLEKEGCPLFCRFATMGTVKSIQHSKIGDYLVTIEEKNNATYLRAYTNWRYQAEEKGRVGVRLLGHLLGGASVWGGVQMEIIEIPMSERPIAVSCCPVTGDLLVGCEKTVVLFTLSRQNQQNLQNQSQQSVQNSLPNSQQSCNPSQGPTSVSHPNLSILDFERSVILHLPKMSLKQVALCGGYVAVNAELEVLVLKLEAASDPAAAEEPLETSKSAAEPPQDQDDFLLIPRHQELLESKAKDCDILVTMEKTGLEDQAQYQFSYILFRRFSPEFFQGCRVEEMQIHSLQLYPLFTSNSLEDPTCVFCFFSLPTAGYLYSLKGGVELLSAYQYPEKVLQAVMSDHLLHVITKNALQCFTVRCSAVAARMEDPYIDTTMKACPPSTLEVCALRIQLFIGLRSVCVYNQRVILLSAADTETQQEPERRSRKWTISSPKETSTVGHGWNLYVVDTVHPFTLYQEMVEYSCRYVQTTPQSHSLRHLLSEAHLLLRACLLQTPEQKQSGQGDPAVSSKPGSNGAVDKNSATQANRQELEEALRQNSAQLGDCFSRASQKDCHLALPYYKMSGLTVAEVISRNRPPPEGPSSYGLGFLFYLKLHLLEETEQHLTQEEADEIIYIFSQSEPFLLVSVCASPCMINCSATRTLQILQRLEDTAGVSVPLTIIMAAMALRLGKQQDYTELMERHAEMQLVYGFIEEPRLLLHGGGGGGGGGGGGQHSQVHPTSLARQLANTQPGLLVAAMVALHENCKVQLEQADFVFKELGCENTLLVDFWEAMLMASSQDAVIQELLFRVASVYIDRLTNSINGSGAPKYKSLKGADDLITSCSHYGALYPWLTVLNPTHSTTSEHQEALHKLQSLLCGPSLSVGSIVPLLERLSGETLWGFSLHLLCATRRGQYESSIEQLLDRCPQAIIAYANHQLQDKYMTLWWQKLLPELCKRTRAAADNGILLGALKETLVVVAMETSPAEFLELIPDDGTASYFLPHLLTCSQRHLMA; from the exons ATGGTGCACGTCTACAACTGTCATCCGTTCAAGTCCCAGCAGATCGTCCAG GTGGAGCAGGAACCTGGACTGGTCTGCTGTGGAGGCGGAGCCCTGTTCGTCGTGGCTACTGGAGGATGCAAG GTGGAGGTATACAATCTGGAGAAGGAGGGCTGCCCCCTGTTCTGTCGCTTCGCCACCATGGGCACAGTAAAGAGCATTCAACACAGTAAAATAG GAGACTACCTGGTTACTATAGAGGAAAAGAACAACGCCACTTACCTGAGAGCTTACACCAACTGGCGCTACCAG GCGGAGGAGAAGGGTCGGGTTGGGGTGCGCTTGTTGGGCCACCTGCTGGGTGGAGCGTCGGTGTGGGGCGGAGTGCAGATGGAGATCATTGAGATCCCAATGTCAGAGCGTCCCATTGCTGTTTCGTGTTGCCCCGTCACCGGGGATCTTTTAGTCGGCTGTGAGAAGACTGTGGTTCTCTTTACCCTGAGCAGACAGAACCAGCAGAACTTG caGAATCAGAGTCAGCAGAGCGTTCAGAACTCCTTGCCAAACTCTCAACAGAGCTGCAATCCGAGCCAAG GACCAACCTCTGTATCACATCCGAATCTTTCCATTTTGGACTTTGAGCGTTCAGTCATCCTGCATCTTCCAAAAATGTCTCTTAAACAG GTGGCGTTGTGTGGAGGATATGTCGCAGTGAACGCTGAGCTGGAGGTTTTGGTGCTAAAACTGGAGGCAGCATCTgaccctgcagctgcagaagaaCCCCTGGAAACCAGTAAAAgtg CAGCAGAACCTCCACAAGATCAGGATGACTTCCTGCTCATTCCAAGACACCAGGAGCTGCTCGAAAGCAAAGCGAAAGACTGCGACATCCTTGTTACCATGGAAAAAACTGGGCTGGAGGACCAAGCGCAGTATCAGTTCTCCTACATTCTTTTCCG GCGCTTTTCTCCCGAGTTCTTCCAAGGCTGCAGAGTCGAGGAGATGCAGATCCACTCGCTGCAGCTTTATCCACTGTTCACAA GTAATTCCCTAGAGGACCCAACATGTGtgttctgcttcttctctcTTCCCACTGCCGGCTACCTGTACAGCCTAAAGGGTGGAGTGGAGCTGCTGTCAGCCTACCAGTATCCAGAAAAGGTCCTTCAGGCGGTGATGTCTGATCACCTGTTGCATGTCATTACTAA AAATGCCCTGCAGTGTTTTACGGTGCGATGCTCAGCTGTGGCCGCCAGAATGGAAGACCCTTACATTGACACCACCATGAAG gctTGTCCACCCAGCACCTTGGAGGTGTGTGCACTCAGAATCCAGTTATTCATCGGTCTGCGGTCGGTTTGCGTCTATAATCAACGTGTCATCCTGCTCTCTGCTGCGgacactgaaacacaacaggagcCTGAGCGCAG AAGCAGGAAGTGGACAATCTCCTCGCCGAAGGAAACCAGCACAGTTGGACATGGGTGGAACCTTTACGTGGTCGACACCGTCCATCCCTTCACACTCTACCAGGAGATG GTTGAATACAGCTGTCGCTACGTGCAGACCACCCCACAATCCCACAGTCTTCGTCACCTCCTCAGTGAAGCTCACCTCTTGCTGCGAGCCTGTTTGCTGCAAACACCAGAGCAGAAGCAGAGTGGCCAGGGCGACCCTGCAGTGTCCTCGAAACCAGGCTCCAATGGCGCGGTTGATAAAAATTCAGCCACACAGGCAAACAGACAAGAACTAGAGGAGGCGCTCAGGCAGAACTCTGCACAGCTGGGAGACTGTTTCAGCAG gGCGAGTCAGAAGGACTGCCACTTAGCCCTGCCGTACTACAAGATGTCCGGTTTGACCGTCGCCGAGGTCATCTCCAGAAACCGTCCTCCTCCAGAGGGCCCTTCCTCTTATGGCCTGGGCTTCCTATTTTACCTTAAACTTCACCTTTTAGAGGAGACGGAGCAGCATCTCACTCAG GAAGAAGCAGATGAAATCATTTAcatcttcagccaatcagagccctTCTTGCTGGTCAGCGTGTGTGCCAGCCCCTGCATGATAAACTGCAGTGCAACTCGGACGCTCCAGATCTTGCAGCGTCTGGAAGACACGGCTGGCGTGTCGGTCCCACTCACGATTATCATGGCAGCCATGGCGCTGCGTCTGGGCAAACAGCAGGATTACACAGAGCTGATGGAGCGGCACGCTGAG ATGCAGCTGGTGTATGGGTTCATAGAAGAGCCGAGGCTGTTGCTgcacggaggaggaggaggaggaggaggaggaggaggaggccagcACTCCCAGGTCCATCCCACTTCATTGGCTCGGCAGCTGGCAAACACCCAACCTGGACTGTTGGTGGCTGCTATGGTGGCTTTACATGAGAACTGCAAAGTTCAGCTGGAACAGGCCGATTTTGTATTCAAA GAGCTGGGCTGTGAGAACACTTTACTGGTGGATTTCTGGGAGGCGATGCTCATGGCATCGTCACAGGATGCAGTCATTCAGGAACTTCTGTTCAGGGTGGCGTCAGTTTACATTGACCGACTGACAAACTCAATCAATGGAAGTGGAGCGCCGAAGTACAAGTCACTAAAGGGGGCCGACGATTTG ATCACCTCCTGCTCTCATTATGGTGCTCTGTACCCGTGGCTCACTGTTCTAAATCCCACTCACAGCACCACGTCTGAACACCAGGAGGCGCTGCATAAACTGCAG TCTCTGCTGTGCGGTCCTTCCCTCTCTGTGGGCTCCATCGTGCCTCTATTGGAGCGTCTCTCAGGAGAAACCTTGTGGGGCTTCAGCCTGCACCTCCTCTGTGCCACCAGAAGGGGGCAGTATGAAAGCAGCATTGAGCAGTTGTTGGACAGGTGTCCTCAGGCCATCATAGCCTACGCCAACCACCAGTTACAGGACAAATATATG ACACTATGGTGGCAGAAGCTGCTTCCTGAGCTTTGCAAGCGAACGAGAGCAGCGGCAGATAACGGCATTCTGCTGGGGGCTCTCAAAG AGACACTGGtggtggttgccatggagacgaGTCCTGCTGAGTTTTTGGAGCTAATTCCCGACGATGGTACTGCGTCCTACTTTCTCCCTCACCTGTTGACGTGCAGCCAAAGACATTTGATGGCCTGA